GCTCCCCGGGGCCTGGCCGGGGAGCGCTGAGGGCGGACCGCAGGGGTCCGGGCGTCAGCCCGGGGCACCCGCCCCGGATCTCTCGCGGCCGGTCCTGCCCGCCGCGACGGCCTGCCTCGCCGCGGCGGTTCCCGACGGGTCCAGGAGGGGCAGGGTCTCCGGAGTGGCGAGACGGGGCAGCAGCAGGCGCCAGAAGCCGGTGAGCGTCCGGGCGGACAGCCAGGTGGAGTCGTGGCGGCCGAGCACCTCGAAGCCGGTGGTCGCGGCCACCGTCGCGGCTGTGACGTCAGGGCGGGACAGCCCCTCGGTGAGCGTGCCCGCGGCGGCCGCATCGTCCAGCAACTCGCCTACGCAGCGCCGCCACTGCGCGTGCAGACCCGGCTCGTCGCATCTCTCCCCGTCGTAACCGAGCCGGAATCCGGCCCTGGTCACGGGGTCGCGGCCGAGGAGTTCCACCAGGGCGTGCGAGGTGTCGACCAGGGTCTGCAGGGCGGTGTCCGTTCCGCGGCGGATGCCGGTGGAGACCTCCAGCAGCCCGTGGGAGGCCTCCGCGACCACGGCCTGGGCGACCGCGGCCTTGTTCTCGAAGTGGAAGTGCAGCGCGCCCGTGCTGACATTGGCGCCGGAGCTGATCAGCGCCAGGCGCGCCTGTCCGTACCCGTGCTGCTCGAAGACGATCGCCGCGGAGCGGATCAGCGCCCGGCGGGTGCGCGCGGCGCGCACCTGCTTGGTCACCGCCGCCTCCGTCGGTGGGGGGAGCGGGCGGGAAGGGGGCCTGGGCCGTGAGCCACGAGGGCCGGGAGCTCTCCACCGGAGCCGTACAGCAGTGTCATGGGGAATATCAAACCAACTTACCGGTTTGATTTCCAGGGGAACGTGTGCGCGGACGGGCTCCATGACCGCGCGCGGTCCGCTATCCGGCGCGGACCGTGGCGGCGAAGGAGGCGGTGTGGTCGGCTGCCCAGGTACGGAACGTCCTGGCGGGGCGGCCCGTGAGCTTCTCTACGGTGGGCAGCACGGCGGCCTTGGCCCCCGCGCGCCGGCGCTCCGCGCTTTCGAGGAACGCCTCGGCCACCGGTTGAGGATACTTCGCGAGCAGCGCCTCGCGCGCCCGGTCCAGGGGCAGTTCCTCGAAGCGCAGCGGCCGGCCCAGCAGTCCGGAGAGCTGAGCCGTCTGCTCCCGCGCGGTGATCACCTCCGGGCCCGACACGGCGTAGGCCTGCCCCTCGTGACCCGCACCGGTGAGGGCTGCCACGGCCACCGCCGCGACATCGCGCGGATCGACGCACGCGACCGGTGCGTCCCCGTAGAGGTCGCGCACCACGCCGTCCGACCGGATGCCCGTGGCCCAGGAGAGCGTGTTGGACATGAACGCCCGGGGGCGGATGAACGTCCAGGGCACCCCGGATTGCCTGATGGTCCGTTCGTTGCCCCGCTGGAGCCGGGTGATGAAGTCGTCGGCGTCCGGCTCCTCCACCGCCATCATCGACAGCTTCACGAGGTGGCGCACCCCCGCCGCCGCGGCCGCCGCGGCGACCCTCGCGTCGTCGGGCTCGGTGGGGCTGTTCGTCACGAGGAACACCGCGTCGATCCCGCGCAGCGCCCGGTCGAGAGAGGCGCGGTCCGCGTACTCGCCCGCCACGACGTCGACTCCGGGCCCGCGTACCGTCACGCGCTCCGGCCGCCTCGCCAGGATCCGTACCGGACCGGCGGCCGCCAGCTGACCGGCGACCTCGCGCCCCACCGCCCCGGTCGCTCCTGTCACCAGAATCACGCCGCTCACTCCTCACACACCGTCATCACCCTGCCGGACACCCGCGACACAGCTCGCGCTCCCGCGCGCGGTCGCGCCCTCAGCTTGCGCCCAGAGGGCCCGAGAGCACCGTGTCGAAGACCGGCTCCCCGTCCTGATGGCCCATCACCCGGACTCTCGCCTCGCCCGGCGCCGCGCCCGGCAGGACCTCGGCGGCGATCGCGCAGGGGCTGCCGAACTCCGCGTACCGGTGGAAGTGCGTACGCCCCTCGGCGGGGACGAACCCGGCGCCCCCGGCGGCCAGGCACGCGGCCTGCCGAGCCGCCTCCAGCAACAGCATGCCCGGCACATGGTCGTTGGGCCGCTGGAAGAGCGTCGGATGACGGGTGTCCACCCGCAGCTCCCAGACCCCTTCGCGCACGCTCTCCGCGAGCACCACGTCCTGCGCCCGGTCACGGCCCGCCCGGGCGGCGTCGACCGGCGCCGTCCGGGGTATCGCCACGCACGGCTCCGCCGATCCACCGCGCATCCGCCGGTAGACCCGGGGGCTGGTGAACCGGGTCGCGCCCATGCCGGTCGCGACCAACTGGCCCGCGCGGTGCACCACCCAGTCGACCCGGCCCTGCACCGGCAGCCTGCCGCGCCACTTGAGCTCGGAGCAGGTCACCTCCACGTCGATCACGGTGGGCAGACCGCCCACGACGAGGCCTTCGGGGCGGGTCGCGTAGTCGAGATCCGCCATCAGGAAGTGGTAGCCGACGGGGACGCCGTACCCGGCGTGGAAGGCCAGCATCGCCGCCTGCCGCATCGCCTCCGTCACCAGCAGCGGGTCGTGGCGGTCCGCGCCCACGGGGGCGAAGAACGGATGGTCGTGCGGCAGCACCGCCTCCACGTGGAAGCGGTCCGGGCCCACCTGTTCCCAAGTGCGCGGGAACGCGTCCTCCGCCCTGCTCCTGTGAACCAGTTCCATTCCCACCGGATGCACCACTCGGGCCTCCGAGCCCACGGCCGAGGCCGCTACAGGATCGGTCAACACTGCTGCTTCGGGCATAACTCCCCCCCAGGGGTCATGTGATGGGCGAGCCGTTCCTGCGGTGCGCACGCGCTGATAAGATACAGACTAAGCGGTTTTTTTTCTATGCCCACAGCCCTCCGCAGAACGCCCGTCCGGCCGCACGACCGGCACACCCCGACGAAGGAGACAGGGATGGCCAAGCAGGACCGGGCGATCCGCACCCGCCAGGCAATCCTGATGGCAGCGGCTGAGGTTTTCGAGAAGTACGGCTACCAAGCAGCCACCATCACGGAAATACTCAAGATCGCCGGGGTCACGAAAGGCGC
This DNA window, taken from Streptomyces griseus subsp. griseus, encodes the following:
- a CDS encoding NAD(P)H-binding protein, which encodes MILVTGATGAVGREVAGQLAAAGPVRILARRPERVTVRGPGVDVVAGEYADRASLDRALRGIDAVFLVTNSPTEPDDARVAAAAAAAGVRHLVKLSMMAVEEPDADDFITRLQRGNERTIRQSGVPWTFIRPRAFMSNTLSWATGIRSDGVVRDLYGDAPVACVDPRDVAAVAVAALTGAGHEGQAYAVSGPEVITAREQTAQLSGLLGRPLRFEELPLDRAREALLAKYPQPVAEAFLESAERRRAGAKAAVLPTVEKLTGRPARTFRTWAADHTASFAATVRAG
- a CDS encoding ScbR family autoregulator-binding transcription factor — encoded protein: MTKQVRAARTRRALIRSAAIVFEQHGYGQARLALISSGANVSTGALHFHFENKAAVAQAVVAEASHGLLEVSTGIRRGTDTALQTLVDTSHALVELLGRDPVTRAGFRLGYDGERCDEPGLHAQWRRCVGELLDDAAAAGTLTEGLSRPDVTAATVAATTGFEVLGRHDSTWLSARTLTGFWRLLLPRLATPETLPLLDPSGTAAARQAVAAGRTGRERSGAGAPG
- a CDS encoding ScbA/BarX family gamma-butyrolactone biosynthesis protein; translated protein: MELVHRSRAEDAFPRTWEQVGPDRFHVEAVLPHDHPFFAPVGADRHDPLLVTEAMRQAAMLAFHAGYGVPVGYHFLMADLDYATRPEGLVVGGLPTVIDVEVTCSELKWRGRLPVQGRVDWVVHRAGQLVATGMGATRFTSPRVYRRMRGGSAEPCVAIPRTAPVDAARAGRDRAQDVVLAESVREGVWELRVDTRHPTLFQRPNDHVPGMLLLEAARQAACLAAGGAGFVPAEGRTHFHRYAEFGSPCAIAAEVLPGAAPGEARVRVMGHQDGEPVFDTVLSGPLGAS